The Gemmatimonadaceae bacterium genome contains the following window.
TACGCCGCGTGCATGACGTAGATCACCGAGCCCGACCCGAGGAACAGGAGCGCCTTGAAGAAGGCGTGCGTCACCAGGTGGAAGACACCGGCCACGTAGGCGCCCACACCCACGCCGATGAACATGTAGCCCAGCTGCGAGACCGTGGAGTACGCCAGCACCTTCTTGATGTCCCACTGCTTGAGGCCGATGGTCGCCGCGAAGAACGCGGTGAGCGCGCCGATCCCCGCCACGGTGAGCTGGGCCACTGGCGCCATGGAGAAGATCCCCGAGGCGCGCGCCACGAGATACACGCCGGCGGTCACCATCGTCGCCGCGTGGATCAGCGCGGAGACCGGCGTCGGGCCGGCCATCGCGTCGGGAAGCCAGACGTAGAGCGGAATCTGCGCGCTCTTGCCGGTGCAGCCGAGGAACAGGAACAGGGCGATCGCCGTGGCGATCACGCCGCCCATCGGCAGCGCCGACGCCTTCTCCGCCACGCCGAGGATGTCGAGCGTGCCGAGGTTGGCGAACATCAGGAACATCGCGACCAGGAAGCCGAAGTCGCCGATTCGGTTGACGATGAACGCCTTCTTGCCGGCGTCGGCGTTGGCCTTCTCCGAGAACCAGAAGCCGATGAGCAGGTACGAGCAGAGCCCGACGCCCTCCCAGCCCACGAACAGCAGCGGATAGCTGCCGCCGAGCACCAGGATGAGCATGAAGAAGACGAACAGGTTGAGGTACGCGAAGTAGCGCGGGTACCCCGGATCGTCCTGCATGTAGCCGACGCTGAAGATGTGGATCAGCATGCCGACGCCGGTGATGACCATCACCATGACCATCGACAGCGGATCGAGGAGGATCGTCGCGTTGAGGTTCAGGTCGCCGACGGGCATCCACGAGAACAGCGTCAGCACGTAGGGATGCTGCATCTCGACGCCCTTCATGGCGAAGAAGATGGCCGTCGCGAGCAGGAAGGCCGCGACGAGCACACCCGGGCCGATGAGGCTCACGATCGCGGCGAACTTGTGCCGCGGCGGATGCCCGTGGTCGTCGTGTCCGTGTCCGTGCGCGGCGTCGTGCCCGTGCGAGGCGTCATGCCCGTGCCCGTGTCCGTCGCCCGCGGAAGGATCCGCGGGGCCAATCTTCGCCACGCCGAGCATCGCCAGGGTTCCGTTGATCAGGAACCCGAGGAACGGCAGCAGCGGGAGCAGCCACACCAGGCGCGCGACGGTTGCCGCGAGCGGGTGCGCCCCCTCGGGAGTCAAGGCCGGGTTCATCATCCCTTGAGGAGGTTGATGTTCTGGAGGTTGACCGTCTTCACGTGGCGGAAGATGGCGATGATGATCGCCAGTCCCACCGCGGCCTCAGCCGCTGCGACGGTCATTGTAAAGACCACGAACACCTGGCCGGCCGCGCCGTACAGCTTGCTCAGCGCCACGAAGGACAGGTTCACGGCATTGAGCATCAGCTCGACGCACATGAAGATGATGATCGCATTGCGCCGGGTGAGCACCCCGACGACGCCGATCGAGAACAGGAGGGCCGACAGGGCCAGGGCTTCAACGAGCATCGGTCCTCCGCTTGCCGAGCACCACCGCGCCCACGATCGCCGCGAGCAGCAGCACGCTCGTCAGCTCGAAGGCCAGCAGGTACTCCTTGAAGAGCGGCGCCGCCACGGGGCCGATGACGCCGCCCGCAACCGGATGCGCCGCCGCCGCGGCCGCCTGGGCGGCCAGGTCCGGCGGAATCATGCGATCGATCGTGTTGGACCGGTTGAGCGCCATCACCTCGGCGAGCAGCGCCAGTCCCACGACGAGCGCGAAGATCCGGCCCCACTTGCCCCGGGCGTCCATCAGCTCCGACGGATGCCCGAGGTTGAGGAGCATGATCACGAACAGGAAGACCACCATGATGGCGCCGGTGTACACCAGGATCTGCATGGCGCCGATGAACTGCGCGTCGAGCATCACGTACAGCCCGGCGAGGCAGAACATCACGTTCACCAGCCACATTGCCGCCGCCACCGGGCTCCTGCGCGTCACGAACGCCACCGCGCTCGCGAGCGCCGTCAGCCCGAAGAAGTAGAAGGCGAACTGGTACGCGAGGGGAAGGTACTGATTGGGTTGCATCATTCCCCCTTCGGGTCGGCCGGATCCCACATCTCGCAGACGGGATGCGTCTGCGACGTCAGCCGCTTGAGGTCGTAGATGAAATCCTTGCGCTCGTACTCGGCATTTTCGTAATGCCGGCCGAGGTGGATGGCCTCTTCGGGGCAGACTTCCTGGCAGTAGCCGCAGAAGATGCAGCGGAACTCGTCGATGTCGAAGACGACCGGGTACCGGTTCCCCTGCTCGTCCACGCCCGGCACCAGCTTGATGCAGTTGGCCGGGCAGACCGTCGGGCAGAGGCCGCATGCCACGCACTTGGCCTTGCCGTCCTCGGTGGTGAGCATGCGGTGCGTGCCGCGCCAGCGCGGCCCGATGTCCCACTTCTCCTCGGGATACTGCACCGTGACCTTGTGCGGGTCGACGAGGTGCTTGAACGTGAGCGCGAGCCCCTGGAACGTCGCGCGCACGTAACTCATGCTGTCCGTGGGCCGATCAACGACCCGGGTGGTGATCGCCATTAGGCCCCCTTCCCGTCAAGGAGATCGCTGCGCGTCGCGCCCGCCCGCATCCGGGCGACGTGGGCCCGATCCAGCCGCGAGTACGCCGGGCTCACGATCCGCCCGCGGTCCAGCACCCAGAACACGAGGATGACGAACACCACGTTCATCCCGAGGAAGGCGCCGCGATAACCGTAGCTGGTGCGTCCGAGTCCGGCCGCGTCGAGCGCGAGCACGAGACTGGCCACCGCCGCGATGTACACCAGCGCCATCGGCAGCAGGATCTTCCACCCCAGCGACATCAGCTGGTCGTAACGGAAGCGCGGCACCGTCCAGCGGATCCAGATGAACGCGAAGACGAAGAAGAACACCTTCGCGAAGTACATGCCCAGCGTGAGCAGCGTTTTCAGCCCCGACCACGGCGCGACGTTGTCCCAGTGCGTGAACGGGATGTCCCAGCCGCCGAAGAACAGCGTCACCATCAACCCGCTCGAGGTGATGATGTTGGCGTACTCCGCCAGCGGGAACATCGAGTACCGCATCGAGCTGTACTCGGCGTGGTAGCCGGCGACCAGTTCCGATTCCGACTCGGGCAGGTCGAACGGCACGCGGTTGGTCTCGGCGAGCGCGGCCACCGCGAAGATGAAGAAGGCCAGCGTGAGCATCAGCACGTTCCACGTCTGGCCCTGCTGCTGCGCGACGATCTCGTTCAGGTTCACGTTGCCGGCGAGCAGCAGCACGCAGACCGTGCTCATCCCCATGGCGATCTCGTACGAGATCATCTGCGCGGAGGCGCGCAGGCCGCCGAGGAGCGCGTACTTGTTGTTGGACGACCAGCCGGCGATGGTGAGCCCGTACACGCCCAGCGAACTGATGGCGAGGATGAACAGGAAACCGACCGGCAGGTCCGCCACGGCCATGCTGATCAGGCCGACGCCCGGAATGGGAAGCGGCGCGCCGAAGGGCAGCACCGCCCAGGTGATCATCGCGGGAATGAAGGCGAGGGCCGGTGCGAGGATGAACAGCGCCGTGTTGGCGCCCCCGGGCAGCGCTTCTTCCTTCATGAAGTTCTTCACGCCGTCGGCAATCGGCTGCAGCAGGCCCTGCGGGCCCACGCGGTTCGGGCCAATGCGGTCCTGAATCCAGCCGGCGACCCGGCGCTCGAGCAGCGTGGTGTAGGCCACGCACAGCATATAGAGGCCGAACGCCACGCCGGCCTTGATCAACCCGAAGAGGATGAACATCCCCGTCGATGGCGGTAGCTGCGGGTCAGCGACCTGCAGCAGGAGTGACAGCGAATGGGTCATGCGTTCACCCTCGCACCGGGCGCCACCTGCCCCTTGAGTCCGACCGAGTCATAGCTCATTCCGCTGAAGGCGCCCTCAGCCTTGGCCATCGCGGCAAACACCGCCTCGGCCGAGTCGTACGCGCCAGTCTTGCCGGCAGCGGCGGCGAGGCCCGCCAACGCCATCCAGCTGGCGCGGGCATAGCCCGGCGCCGGACGCGCCTGCAGGTACCGCTGCACGCGGCCACGGAGGTTCGTGAAGGTCCCCTCCTCTTCCGCGAAGTTCGCGATGGGGAGGAGCGTCGCGCTGGCCGGCAGCCCCTTGGGCGCCACCGTGCCGAGGAAGATGACCGTCTTGGCGCTGGCGAGGGCCGCGGTGTCGAGTCCCTCGCAATCGTCGCCGGCGATGACGACCACCGCGCCGGCGCCGGCGAGCGGCTGGTCGGCGCGGCTGAAGCCGAGCAGTTCGGCGCCGGTGGCGTTGGGCGCGCGATCGGCGCGCAACGCGAGATCGGCGACCCCTGGCAGCGGCGCTTCCGCGCCCGTGGCCACCCGGAACTTGCCGGTGCCCACTGCCTGTTTCAGGAGCCAGAGCGCTTCGTTG
Protein-coding sequences here:
- the nuoL gene encoding NADH-quinone oxidoreductase subunit L, with amino-acid sequence MNPALTPEGAHPLAATVARLVWLLPLLPFLGFLINGTLAMLGVAKIGPADPSAGDGHGHGHDASHGHDAAHGHGHDDHGHPPRHKFAAIVSLIGPGVLVAAFLLATAIFFAMKGVEMQHPYVLTLFSWMPVGDLNLNATILLDPLSMVMVMVITGVGMLIHIFSVGYMQDDPGYPRYFAYLNLFVFFMLILVLGGSYPLLFVGWEGVGLCSYLLIGFWFSEKANADAGKKAFIVNRIGDFGFLVAMFLMFANLGTLDILGVAEKASALPMGGVIATAIALFLFLGCTGKSAQIPLYVWLPDAMAGPTPVSALIHAATMVTAGVYLVARASGIFSMAPVAQLTVAGIGALTAFFAATIGLKQWDIKKVLAYSTVSQLGYMFIGVGVGAYVAGVFHLVTHAFFKALLFLGSGSVIYVMHAAYHATHNHDDAQDMRNMGGMKRYMPVTFYLMWTATLAIAGIPLFSGFFSKDEILSSVFARVHHSTLAEVSLLGIPGSTVLLIIYGLGLASALLTAIYMTRMMLYTFHGPNRTGEAERPHLTEAPWIMTGPLVVLALLAAFGGWLNVPALLGAIGPVGGLEHWLEPVVGENALRTTLGQAPHMTHSTEFVLVGTAILIAVVGITFAVWRLKPAALVPKKDSPEATGIDRVLENKWFVDEGYDAAFVQPTVNVSRAVLWKGFDAGIIDGLFVNGSALLAKAFGWIGSQLQTGQVGTYAWVLLIGVITLLGAFTFR
- the nuoK gene encoding NADH-quinone oxidoreductase subunit NuoK yields the protein MLVEALALSALLFSIGVVGVLTRRNAIIIFMCVELMLNAVNLSFVALSKLYGAAGQVFVVFTMTVAAAEAAVGLAIIIAIFRHVKTVNLQNINLLKG
- a CDS encoding NADH-quinone oxidoreductase subunit J, with translation MMQPNQYLPLAYQFAFYFFGLTALASAVAFVTRRSPVAAAMWLVNVMFCLAGLYVMLDAQFIGAMQILVYTGAIMVVFLFVIMLLNLGHPSELMDARGKWGRIFALVVGLALLAEVMALNRSNTIDRMIPPDLAAQAAAAAAHPVAGGVIGPVAAPLFKEYLLAFELTSVLLLAAIVGAVVLGKRRTDAR
- a CDS encoding NADH-quinone oxidoreductase subunit I; this translates as MAITTRVVDRPTDSMSYVRATFQGLALTFKHLVDPHKVTVQYPEEKWDIGPRWRGTHRMLTTEDGKAKCVACGLCPTVCPANCIKLVPGVDEQGNRYPVVFDIDEFRCIFCGYCQEVCPEEAIHLGRHYENAEYERKDFIYDLKRLTSQTHPVCEMWDPADPKGE
- the nuoH gene encoding NADH-quinone oxidoreductase subunit NuoH; translated protein: MTHSLSLLLQVADPQLPPSTGMFILFGLIKAGVAFGLYMLCVAYTTLLERRVAGWIQDRIGPNRVGPQGLLQPIADGVKNFMKEEALPGGANTALFILAPALAFIPAMITWAVLPFGAPLPIPGVGLISMAVADLPVGFLFILAISSLGVYGLTIAGWSSNNKYALLGGLRASAQMISYEIAMGMSTVCVLLLAGNVNLNEIVAQQQGQTWNVLMLTLAFFIFAVAALAETNRVPFDLPESESELVAGYHAEYSSMRYSMFPLAEYANIITSSGLMVTLFFGGWDIPFTHWDNVAPWSGLKTLLTLGMYFAKVFFFVFAFIWIRWTVPRFRYDQLMSLGWKILLPMALVYIAAVASLVLALDAAGLGRTSYGYRGAFLGMNVVFVILVFWVLDRGRIVSPAYSRLDRAHVARMRAGATRSDLLDGKGA